ACACAAAAGAAAAAATAGAAGCCAACATCTACCTCCACAATACAGATAAAATTAAAGAATCAATAGCTCTTGATTTGGAAAAATATGAACTTGAAAAAAAAGAACGAATTAAAAAAATATTTGAAGATCTAGAGTAAAAAGCTTTCTCAAGTTAAAAACTTTTTGAGTATATATTCCATCTTTACATTCGCCAAGACTAAATAATTTTTACTCTTAACAAGAGAATCTAAATGGTTTTTTGCAATTACAATCCAATACTTATTATCCATAAATTTTTTAGCAGTTGGAAAATTTATTTTCAATGAAAAATTTTTCATAATTTTTTGTTTTTCAAGATAAGATAAAACTTCTGCCTTAAAAGATGCACCTTGGGTCAAGCTATAAGCAATAAGTATTCTATATAATTTCTTATTATAAATAAAAAGATCTTTAATAAAATTAATATTATTATTGAAACTAGATTCATCAACGTAAATATAAGCACTATTTTTAGTATCACTCAAGCTTTCAAAATCAGATGAATAATGCAAATGTTCGTAGTCTTTTATTTTAAAATTTGAAATCTTCAAATCAGGATAATTCATTAAAGATGATAAAACAGTTAAATTTATTTTATCTTTTTCTGGTATTTTTACCAAAGATATAGTTGAACAACCATAAAACAATAAAAAATAAACGGATATTAAAAACTTCTTCATTTAATGCCTAATTGTATGCTTTTAGTAAAATAAAGTAAAGTAAATAAAAATATAGAAATATTTTGATATAATTTAAAAATAAACTTTAAAAGGATGTAAAATGAGTTATTATGTGCTAAGCAAAATATTTCTATATTCTGGGTACCTTGTTATTGGATTTTTATCTTTTACAATTTTCAATAAAAATTTAAGAAATAAAATCAGAGATAAATTAAAAAATTTATACTTTTTATATTATTTAACTTTTTTTACTCTTTTTATTATTAGTTCAAATTTATCTTATTACTTCACCGAAAAGCAATTATTAGAAGATTTTAATATTTTCGAAAAAGAATTTTTCGAAATACATAAAATAAACGAACAATTTTTTCAAAAATACCTACTAAATTTTCCAGTACCAATAAGAATGGAATTGATGTCAAAATTTGATCCACTATATACAGTGTTTAATGCTAGTTTTGAGAAATATGCTAAAAACATTGGAAAAAGTTCTTATGAAATTCAAACAAATTATAAAAATTATATTAGGACAACAAATTCAGAAATTAAAGAAAAACTAGAACAAATAAAAGAAAATATTACCCCTATTTATAATAAATATAAATTACCTATTCTAAAT
The sequence above is drawn from the Borreliella burgdorferi B31 genome and encodes:
- a CDS encoding lipoprotein, encoding MKKFLISVYFLLFYGCSTISLVKIPEKDKINLTVLSSLMNYPDLKISNFKIKDYEHLHYSSDFESLSDTKNSAYIYVDESSFNNNINFIKDLFIYNKKLYRILIAYSLTQGASFKAEVLSYLEKQKIMKNFSLKINFPTAKKFMDNKYWIVIAKNHLDSLVKSKNYLVLANVKMEYILKKFLT